A window of Auraticoccus monumenti contains these coding sequences:
- the ftsY gene encoding signal recognition particle-docking protein FtsY: protein MDLNLLALIIGLVALVVVAGAVTAVVVSRRRRQLPPSTPPRQLDDRTPADTEDDGTRGGTDTLVRPGGEAPPLVEVEPEPTAPGLDVPEAPASRMARLRRRLAGQDNALSRGLLALLAKDRIDADTWDELEETLITSDLGVGPSTELVEALRSRLKVDGVSDPGTARRVLREELLKLVDPTMDRSLRLEPGVDADGEPTPAVVMVVGVNGTGKTTTVGKLARVLVAEDKDVLLGAADTFRAAAADQLETWAGRVGVPVVRGAEGADPASVAFDAVRAGAEGQVDVVLIDTAGRLHSKAGLMDELGKVKRVIERRAPVGEVLLVLDATTGQNGLIQARIFRDVVDVSGIVLTKLDGSAKGGIVVQVQRELGVPVKLIGLGEGVDDLAPFDAADFVDALLTEG, encoded by the coding sequence GTGGACCTGAACCTGCTCGCCCTGATCATCGGCCTCGTCGCGCTGGTGGTGGTCGCCGGTGCGGTGACCGCCGTCGTCGTCTCCCGGCGCCGTCGCCAGCTGCCCCCGTCGACGCCCCCGCGGCAGCTCGACGACCGCACGCCGGCCGACACCGAGGACGACGGAACACGTGGCGGCACCGACACCCTGGTCCGTCCCGGCGGCGAGGCGCCGCCCCTGGTCGAGGTGGAGCCCGAGCCGACCGCCCCCGGCCTCGACGTCCCCGAGGCACCCGCCTCGCGGATGGCCCGGCTCCGTCGTCGGCTGGCCGGCCAGGACAACGCCCTCTCCCGCGGGCTGCTGGCGCTGCTGGCCAAGGACCGGATCGACGCCGACACCTGGGACGAGCTGGAGGAGACGCTGATCACCTCCGACCTGGGGGTGGGACCGTCCACCGAGCTGGTCGAGGCGCTGCGCTCCCGGCTCAAGGTGGACGGGGTGTCTGACCCGGGCACCGCCCGACGGGTGCTGCGCGAGGAGCTGCTCAAGCTCGTCGACCCCACCATGGACCGCTCGCTGCGGCTGGAGCCCGGCGTGGACGCCGACGGCGAGCCCACCCCCGCGGTGGTGATGGTGGTGGGCGTCAACGGCACCGGCAAGACCACCACGGTGGGCAAGCTGGCCCGGGTGCTGGTCGCCGAGGACAAGGACGTGCTGCTCGGTGCGGCCGACACCTTCCGCGCCGCCGCCGCCGACCAGCTGGAGACCTGGGCCGGACGGGTCGGGGTCCCGGTGGTCCGCGGGGCCGAGGGCGCGGACCCCGCCTCGGTCGCCTTCGACGCGGTCAGGGCCGGCGCGGAGGGGCAGGTCGACGTGGTGCTGATCGACACCGCCGGCCGGCTGCACTCCAAGGCCGGGCTGATGGACGAGCTCGGCAAGGTCAAGCGCGTGATCGAGCGTCGCGCCCCGGTGGGGGAGGTGCTGCTGGTGCTGGACGCCACCACCGGGCAGAACGGCCTGATCCAGGCCCGCATCTTCCGCGACGTGGTCGACGTCTCCGGCATCGTGCTGACCAAGCTCGACGGCTCGGCCAAGGGCGGCATCGTGGTCCAGGTGCAGCGCGAGCTGGGCGTGCCGGTCAAGCTGATCGGGCTCGGGGAGGGCGTGGACGACCTCGCCCCCTTCGACGCCGCCGACTTCGTCGACGCCCTGCTCACCGAGGGCTGA
- the rimM gene encoding ribosome maturation factor RimM (Essential for efficient processing of 16S rRNA), translated as MEDIEVVVGRIGRPHGVKGALTIELRTDEPERRFAEGASLHLVRGAAARPGADRFVSERTLQVVSTRWHQGRLLVVFEGVDDRDTAESLRGGLLVSRVAVDDAPGEPGEYYDRQLVGLAVLDASGTEVGRVTEVVHLPAQDLLAVDVAQGSRLVPFVEALVPEVDLAAGHVRLADVEGLLVDLDDDEE; from the coding sequence GTGGAGGACATCGAGGTGGTGGTCGGCCGGATCGGTCGGCCCCACGGGGTCAAGGGCGCGCTCACCATCGAGCTGCGCACCGACGAGCCCGAGCGGCGCTTCGCCGAGGGTGCCTCGCTGCACCTGGTGCGGGGCGCCGCTGCGCGTCCCGGTGCCGACCGCTTCGTCAGCGAGCGCACCCTGCAGGTGGTCAGCACCCGCTGGCACCAGGGACGTCTGCTGGTCGTCTTCGAGGGTGTGGACGACCGCGACACCGCAGAGTCCCTGCGCGGCGGCCTGCTGGTCAGCCGCGTCGCCGTCGACGACGCACCGGGTGAGCCGGGGGAGTACTACGACCGCCAGCTGGTGGGGTTGGCCGTGCTCGACGCGAGCGGCACCGAGGTGGGCCGGGTGACCGAGGTGGTGCACCTCCCCGCCCAGGACCTGCTGGCCGTCGACGTGGCCCAGGGGAGCCGCCTGGTCCCCTTCGTCGAGGCCCTCGTGCCCGAGGTGGACCTGGCCGCCGGACACGTCCGGCTGGCCGACGTCGAGGGGCTGCTGGTCGACCTCGACGACGACGAGGAGTGA
- the rpsP gene encoding 30S ribosomal protein S16, whose translation MAVKIRLKRLGKIRSPHYRIVVMDSRTKRDGRAIEEIGKYHPKNDPSFIEVNSERAQYWLSVGAQPTEAVVAILKRTGDWQSFSGDSSPSGVEPQKEKKDKLAAFNAALADTSDEPSVAAFSSRKKAEEAAPAAEPAAETAADEAGETSSEA comes from the coding sequence GTGGCTGTCAAGATTCGTCTGAAGCGACTGGGCAAGATCCGCTCGCCCCACTACCGCATCGTCGTGATGGACTCGCGCACCAAGCGCGACGGCCGGGCGATCGAGGAGATCGGCAAGTACCACCCGAAGAACGACCCGTCGTTCATCGAGGTGAACTCCGAGCGCGCCCAGTACTGGCTCTCGGTCGGCGCCCAGCCCACCGAGGCCGTGGTGGCCATCCTCAAGCGCACCGGGGACTGGCAGTCCTTCTCCGGTGACAGCTCCCCCTCCGGCGTGGAGCCGCAGAAGGAGAAGAAGGACAAGCTGGCCGCCTTCAACGCCGCGCTGGCCGACACCTCCGACGAGCCGAGCGTCGCCGCCTTCAGCAGCCGGAAGAAGGCCGAGGAGGCCGCTCCTGCCGCCGAGCCGGCCGCCGAGACCGCCGCCGACGAGGCGGGCGAGACCAGCAGCGAGGCCTGA
- a CDS encoding glycosyltransferase family 2 protein, translated as MTQVPPDPNGGPAVSVVIPVYQAMPYLRTLLDSLVAQDLDPAGYEVLAIDDGSTDAGPALLDEYAARHPQLRVVHQENSGWPGIPRNRGLDLARGRYVFFADADDEMGPEALRRMTAFADEHGSDVVVPKMVGVGGRWVRDAMYAQTQVDADLEQVFTTLTPQKMFRRSFLEEEGIRFPEEKVRLEDGMMLARAYLRASRVSLLGGYDFYYLVARDDGQNISSQGFDPEGYTWSIGEVSRIVTELDPDHERARRIVLDLYRRKCLKFYEPERFWKMRDTRRDAFLAAHRRHIETYITPEMEGRLSKRFRERSALVRAGDKAGLLDVAARGVDHRPHGARVTSAEWTWRGLQLGFELDGGASTGGAPVTLQLQERKGEHSLTVALRPQGSPTRARGSLTRWGATARVAAAQLRRPGSGVLDAYVLDPAHPEQRVRVEVATGTTLPPARSGARPYATIKDNLSVELDPAG; from the coding sequence GTGACCCAGGTGCCCCCCGACCCGAACGGCGGGCCCGCGGTCTCGGTCGTCATCCCGGTCTACCAGGCGATGCCGTACCTGCGGACGCTGCTGGACTCCCTGGTCGCCCAGGACCTGGACCCGGCCGGGTACGAGGTGCTGGCCATCGACGACGGCTCCACCGACGCCGGCCCCGCGCTGCTCGACGAGTACGCCGCCCGCCACCCCCAGCTGCGGGTGGTGCACCAGGAGAACAGCGGCTGGCCCGGCATCCCGCGCAACCGGGGGCTCGACCTGGCCCGCGGCCGCTACGTCTTCTTCGCCGACGCCGACGACGAGATGGGCCCGGAGGCGCTGCGCCGGATGACCGCCTTCGCCGACGAGCACGGCTCGGACGTGGTGGTGCCCAAGATGGTCGGCGTGGGCGGGCGCTGGGTGCGTGACGCCATGTACGCCCAGACCCAGGTCGACGCCGACCTCGAGCAGGTCTTCACCACCCTCACCCCGCAGAAGATGTTCCGGCGCTCCTTCCTGGAGGAGGAGGGCATCCGCTTCCCCGAGGAGAAGGTCCGGCTCGAGGACGGGATGATGCTGGCCCGGGCCTACCTGCGGGCCTCCCGGGTCTCGCTGCTGGGCGGCTACGACTTCTACTACCTGGTGGCCCGCGACGACGGCCAGAACATCAGCTCCCAGGGCTTCGACCCCGAGGGCTACACCTGGTCCATCGGCGAGGTCAGCCGGATCGTCACCGAGCTCGACCCCGACCACGAGCGGGCGCGCCGGATCGTGCTGGACCTCTACCGGCGCAAGTGCCTGAAGTTCTACGAGCCCGAGCGGTTCTGGAAGATGCGCGACACCCGCCGCGACGCCTTCCTCGCCGCCCACCGGCGCCACATCGAGACCTACATCACCCCCGAGATGGAGGGGCGGCTGAGCAAGAGGTTCCGCGAGCGGTCGGCGCTGGTCCGGGCCGGTGACAAGGCCGGGTTGCTCGACGTCGCCGCCCGGGGCGTCGACCACCGCCCGCACGGCGCGCGGGTCACCTCGGCGGAGTGGACCTGGCGCGGGCTCCAGCTCGGGTTCGAGCTCGACGGCGGAGCCAGCACCGGCGGGGCGCCGGTGACCCTGCAGCTCCAGGAGCGCAAGGGCGAGCACTCGCTCACCGTGGCCCTCAGGCCCCAGGGGTCGCCGACCCGCGCCCGCGGCAGCCTGACCCGCTGGGGCGCCACCGCGCGGGTGGCCGCCGCCCAGCTGCGGCGTCCCGGGTCGGGGGTGCTCGACGCCTACGTGCTCGACCCGGCCCACCCAGAGCAGCGGGTCCGGGTCGAGGTGGCGACCGGGACGACCCTCCCGCCCGCCAGGTCCGGCGCCCGGCCCTACGCCACCATCAAGGACAACCTCAGCGTCGAGCTGGACCCCGCCGGCTGA
- a CDS encoding succinate dehydrogenase cytochrome b subunit → MSTTTISAQRRALRSTVAAKVVMAVSGLVMVGYLLAHMYGNLKAFAGQAAFDEYSHHLRELGEPILPYSGLLWIIRIVLLVAVGAHIWSAVRLSRRSWGAAGVNRYKTSRNRLGIQRSYASFTLRSGGLVIALFVVYHLAHLTWQLTTPGGASASPYERMVNGFSIWWVVLIYTVALVAVGLHLRHGTASALYTLGAGTTAPVRRVIVGVSVALALVITLGFLAVPFSVLLGVVS, encoded by the coding sequence GTGTCGACGACAACGATCTCCGCGCAGCGCCGGGCGCTCCGCTCGACGGTGGCGGCCAAGGTGGTCATGGCCGTCAGCGGCCTGGTCATGGTGGGCTACCTCCTGGCGCACATGTACGGCAACCTCAAGGCCTTCGCCGGTCAGGCGGCCTTCGACGAGTACTCCCACCACCTGCGTGAGCTGGGTGAGCCGATCCTGCCCTACAGCGGTCTGCTGTGGATCATCCGGATCGTGCTGCTGGTGGCCGTCGGGGCCCACATCTGGTCCGCGGTCAGGCTGTCGCGGCGCTCCTGGGGCGCGGCCGGGGTCAACCGCTACAAGACCAGCCGCAACCGGCTGGGCATCCAGCGCAGCTACGCCTCGTTCACGCTGCGCAGCGGCGGACTGGTGATCGCGCTCTTCGTCGTCTACCACCTGGCCCACCTCACCTGGCAGCTGACCACCCCCGGTGGCGCCTCGGCCTCGCCCTACGAGCGGATGGTCAACGGCTTCAGCATCTGGTGGGTCGTGCTCATCTACACCGTCGCCCTGGTGGCGGTCGGGCTGCACCTGCGGCACGGCACCGCCAGCGCGCTCTACACCCTGGGTGCCGGTACCACGGCGCCCGTCCGCCGGGTCATCGTCGGAGTCTCCGTCGCGCTGGCTCTGGTGATCACCCTCGGCTTCCTGGCCGTCCCCTTCAGCGTCCTCCTGGGAGTGGTGTCATGA
- the ffh gene encoding signal recognition particle protein, whose amino-acid sequence MFDTLQDRLNAAFKSLRGKGRLSEADIDATCREIRIALLEADVNLSVVKEFVAAVKERTLGAELSGALNPTQQIVKIVDEELVTILGGETRTIRWAKKPPTVIMLAGLQGAGKTTLAGKLGRWLREQGHSPLLVAADLQRPNAVKQLQVVGEQAGVHVYAPEPGNGVGDPVLVARRAMYHASQKLYDVIVVDTAGRLGIDAELMQQAAKIKAEVRPNETLFVVDAMIGQDAVNTAKAFAEGVGFDGVVLTKLDGDARGGAALSIAKVTGRPIMFASNGEKLGDFDVFHPDRMASRILGMGDMLTLIEQAEKTFDAEQSAKAAAKLTSKGGGDFGLADFLQQMQMVRKMGPLSKIFGMLPGMGDMKEQISNIDEREVDRIEAIIQSMTPAERDDPKILNGSRRARIARGAGVEVSDVNNLVSRFMDARKMMSQLATGGMPGMPGMPGMPGAGGGARKAKQPVKKKGARKGVSGNPAKRGQPGGAPRPADGAAAFGAPPQTPEEMEKAMADFDLPPELRKMFGQGR is encoded by the coding sequence GTGTTCGACACCCTGCAGGACCGACTGAACGCCGCCTTCAAGTCCTTGCGCGGCAAGGGACGCCTGTCCGAGGCCGACATCGACGCCACCTGCCGCGAGATCCGGATCGCGCTGCTGGAGGCCGACGTCAACCTGTCGGTGGTCAAGGAGTTCGTGGCCGCGGTCAAGGAGCGGACCCTCGGCGCGGAGCTGAGCGGCGCGCTGAACCCGACCCAGCAGATCGTCAAGATCGTCGACGAGGAGCTGGTGACCATCCTGGGCGGGGAGACCCGCACCATCCGCTGGGCCAAGAAGCCGCCGACGGTGATCATGCTGGCCGGCCTCCAGGGCGCGGGCAAGACGACCCTGGCGGGCAAGCTCGGCCGCTGGCTGCGCGAGCAGGGGCACTCGCCGCTGCTGGTGGCCGCGGACCTGCAACGCCCCAACGCGGTCAAGCAGCTGCAGGTGGTGGGCGAGCAGGCCGGCGTCCACGTCTACGCCCCCGAGCCCGGCAACGGTGTCGGGGACCCGGTGCTGGTCGCCCGCCGGGCGATGTACCACGCCTCCCAGAAGCTCTACGACGTCATCGTCGTCGACACCGCCGGCCGGCTGGGCATCGACGCGGAGCTGATGCAGCAGGCGGCCAAGATCAAGGCCGAGGTCCGTCCGAACGAGACGCTGTTCGTGGTCGACGCGATGATCGGCCAGGACGCGGTCAACACCGCCAAGGCCTTCGCCGAGGGCGTCGGCTTCGACGGCGTGGTGCTGACCAAGCTCGACGGCGACGCCCGCGGTGGTGCCGCGCTGTCCATCGCCAAGGTCACCGGCCGTCCGATCATGTTCGCCTCCAACGGCGAGAAGCTCGGCGACTTCGACGTCTTCCACCCCGACCGGATGGCCAGCCGCATCCTGGGCATGGGCGACATGCTCACCCTGATCGAGCAGGCCGAGAAGACCTTCGACGCCGAGCAGAGCGCCAAGGCCGCGGCCAAGCTGACCAGCAAGGGCGGTGGCGACTTCGGGCTGGCGGACTTCCTGCAGCAGATGCAGATGGTCCGCAAGATGGGTCCGCTGTCGAAGATCTTCGGGATGCTCCCCGGCATGGGGGACATGAAGGAGCAGATCAGCAACATCGACGAGCGGGAGGTCGACCGGATCGAGGCGATCATCCAGTCGATGACCCCCGCCGAGCGCGACGACCCCAAGATCCTCAACGGCTCGCGCCGGGCCCGCATCGCCCGTGGTGCCGGGGTCGAGGTCTCCGACGTCAACAACCTGGTCAGCCGCTTCATGGACGCCCGCAAGATGATGAGCCAGCTGGCCACCGGCGGGATGCCGGGGATGCCGGGGATGCCCGGGATGCCGGGTGCCGGCGGGGGCGCCCGCAAGGCCAAGCAGCCGGTGAAGAAGAAGGGCGCGCGCAAGGGCGTCTCCGGCAACCCGGCCAAGCGCGGCCAGCCCGGTGGGGCACCGCGGCCGGCCGACGGCGCGGCGGCCTTCGGGGCGCCGCCGCAGACGCCGGAGGAGATGGAGAAGGCGATGGCCGACTTCGACCTGCCGCCCGAGCTGCGCAAGATGTTCGGCCAGGGCCGCTGA
- a CDS encoding glycosyltransferase family 2 protein, translating into MLSVVIPTLQQSRHLGELLQLLQDSDVVGEVVVVNNADQPLPFATDKTRVLDPGRNLFVNPSWNLGVRHCRHRNLLICNDDVLFDPGLLQFADRALTDGSGAIGPARSCFREELEGAEPDRPELVPTDRRTWGWGTMMFMPRRHYVPVPEDLLIWAGDDWVFRHQRRQNHLLRGVTIQTVMGSTSRQARFSDQKNADLVRFREAYAENPYLHRREAGVRRAALVERARVGARWRVRRARRLVRERLDARR; encoded by the coding sequence ATGCTCTCGGTGGTCATCCCCACGCTCCAGCAGTCCCGGCACCTGGGCGAGCTCCTGCAGCTGCTGCAGGACTCGGACGTGGTCGGCGAGGTCGTGGTGGTCAACAACGCCGACCAGCCGCTGCCCTTCGCGACGGACAAGACGCGCGTGCTCGACCCGGGCCGCAACCTGTTCGTCAACCCCTCCTGGAACCTCGGGGTGCGGCACTGCCGGCACCGCAACCTGCTGATCTGCAACGACGACGTCCTCTTCGACCCGGGTCTGCTGCAGTTCGCCGACCGGGCCCTGACCGACGGCAGCGGGGCGATCGGCCCGGCCCGCTCCTGCTTCCGGGAGGAGCTGGAGGGCGCGGAGCCGGACCGGCCCGAGCTGGTTCCCACCGACCGCCGCACCTGGGGCTGGGGCACCATGATGTTCATGCCGCGGCGGCACTACGTGCCGGTGCCGGAGGACCTGCTGATCTGGGCCGGGGACGACTGGGTCTTCCGCCACCAGCGGCGGCAGAACCACCTGCTGCGCGGGGTGACCATCCAGACGGTGATGGGCTCGACCTCGCGCCAGGCCCGGTTCAGCGACCAGAAGAACGCCGACCTGGTGCGTTTCCGCGAGGCCTACGCCGAGAACCCCTACCTGCACCGGCGCGAGGCCGGGGTCCGGCGCGCGGCCCTGGTCGAGCGAGCCCGGGTGGGGGCCCGGTGGCGGGTCCGGAGGGCCCGGCGGCTGGTGCGTGAGCGTCTCGACGCCCGTCGCTGA
- a CDS encoding amidohydrolase family protein, translating to MTGHVLPPPLHLRGVVLPEGEVRDLWCVDGRLAAEPVPGATTVAEEGWILPGLVDAHCHVGLESTGAVDRATTEQHALTERDAGVLLLRDAGSPADTRWIDGRDDLPRIVRAGRHIARPRRYLRDYADEVEPDGLVAAVERQAAAGDGWIKLVGDWIDREQGDLAPLWPVEVARAAVERAHELGCRVTVHVFGEQAVTELVGVGVDGVEHGTGLDEATIALMARRGVALVPTLLQLENFPRFAEQGRARFPRYARHMEALHARRWETFGRAVEAGVPVYAGTDAGGFRPHGTIAGEVEQLARVGGASWALGAASWRARSWLGHPGLETGAPADLLVLAGDPRTDLTALRRPRLVVLRGRVVRS from the coding sequence GTGACCGGCCACGTCCTCCCGCCGCCGCTGCACCTCCGCGGCGTGGTGCTGCCCGAGGGCGAGGTGCGCGACCTGTGGTGCGTCGACGGCCGGCTGGCCGCCGAACCGGTCCCCGGGGCGACCACCGTGGCCGAGGAGGGCTGGATCCTGCCCGGGCTGGTGGACGCCCACTGCCACGTCGGGCTGGAGTCCACCGGTGCGGTCGACCGCGCCACCACCGAGCAGCACGCCCTCACCGAGCGCGACGCCGGGGTGCTGCTGCTGCGCGACGCCGGGTCCCCGGCCGACACCCGCTGGATCGACGGACGCGACGACCTGCCCCGGATCGTCCGCGCTGGGCGCCACATCGCCCGACCGAGGCGCTACCTGCGCGACTACGCCGACGAGGTGGAGCCCGACGGGCTGGTGGCCGCGGTGGAGCGGCAGGCCGCGGCCGGTGACGGCTGGATCAAGCTGGTGGGGGACTGGATCGACCGCGAGCAGGGCGACCTCGCCCCGCTGTGGCCGGTCGAGGTCGCCCGGGCCGCGGTCGAGCGGGCGCACGAGCTGGGCTGCCGGGTCACCGTCCACGTCTTCGGCGAGCAGGCCGTCACCGAGCTGGTCGGGGTGGGCGTGGACGGCGTGGAGCACGGCACCGGCCTGGACGAGGCCACCATCGCGCTGATGGCCCGGCGCGGGGTGGCGCTGGTGCCCACCCTGCTCCAGCTGGAGAACTTCCCGCGCTTCGCCGAGCAGGGCCGGGCCCGCTTCCCCCGCTACGCCCGGCACATGGAGGCCCTGCACGCCCGCCGCTGGGAGACCTTCGGCCGGGCGGTCGAGGCCGGCGTCCCCGTCTACGCCGGCACCGACGCCGGCGGCTTCCGGCCGCACGGCACCATCGCCGGCGAGGTCGAGCAGCTGGCCCGGGTGGGCGGTGCCTCCTGGGCGCTCGGCGCGGCGTCCTGGCGGGCGCGCAGCTGGCTCGGCCACCCCGGTCTGGAGACCGGTGCTCCCGCCGACCTGCTGGTGCTGGCCGGCGACCCGCGCACCGACCTCACGGCGCTGCGCCGTCCCCGGCTGGTCGTGCTGCGCGGACGCGTGGTGCGCTCCTGA
- a CDS encoding glycosyltransferase family 2 protein yields MSTPDQGPQDQHEDAQAPGAPAVGAVEPDVTVVVPVYDAMPYLVELLDSLVAQDLAPERLQVVMVDDGSTDDGPQTLDRYAAEHPPIEVVHQENAGWPGPPRNHGLDLARGRYVFFADSDDRLGPEALRRMVEFADEHGSDIVLPKLVGLGGRGIGAPLAADNLVDVDPELVMPSLGPIKLFRRSMLLEHGIRFPEEKVRLEDGFVMAQAYYVARRISVLVDYDHYFVRLRDDGQNISMQALDPVGYSWSVGQVADRVRRHDPDPARADRVVSALFRRKCLKMYAPARFAAMPAERRQQWVENHQLVMARHVGDAMVADLGFPFRQRAELVRAGDVEGLLALGRLETDPGYETRATELGWSRRGGLRLVLETTGDDVPGDRLLLLRRRGGPDALRVPLRGPRDRVETTLPATVDLAEGTWDLSVEKAPAESAPKVRVRVDEATAVPDGRGRLEPYRTANGNLSLRAFGPPRRSLALVSPPRRPVPAAITRVAVTPGTLTVRCEVTTDDRTPGLQAQLEALCRDPAARVRPGTVLRRLDGGRWEVEATFEAGDFNSRRSGFFGLWLELTDTRGQVRLRLPSPEAPRTSTRVPGLRADLYTSSHGNLSLRCR; encoded by the coding sequence ATGAGCACGCCGGACCAGGGGCCGCAGGACCAGCACGAGGACGCCCAGGCACCCGGAGCCCCCGCCGTCGGGGCCGTCGAGCCCGACGTCACCGTGGTGGTGCCGGTCTACGACGCGATGCCCTACCTGGTGGAGCTGCTGGACTCCCTGGTGGCCCAGGACCTGGCCCCCGAGCGGCTGCAGGTGGTCATGGTCGACGACGGCTCCACCGACGACGGCCCGCAGACCCTGGACCGCTACGCCGCCGAGCACCCTCCCATCGAGGTCGTGCACCAGGAGAACGCCGGCTGGCCCGGCCCGCCCCGCAACCACGGCCTGGACCTGGCCCGCGGGCGCTACGTCTTCTTCGCCGACTCCGACGACCGGCTCGGTCCGGAGGCCCTGCGCCGGATGGTCGAGTTCGCCGACGAGCACGGCTCCGACATCGTGCTGCCCAAGCTGGTCGGGCTGGGCGGCCGCGGCATCGGCGCCCCGCTGGCCGCGGACAACCTGGTCGACGTCGACCCCGAGCTGGTGATGCCGTCCCTGGGACCGATCAAGCTGTTCCGTCGCAGCATGCTGCTGGAGCACGGGATCAGGTTCCCGGAGGAGAAGGTGCGGCTGGAGGACGGCTTCGTGATGGCCCAGGCCTACTACGTGGCCCGCCGCATCTCGGTCCTGGTCGACTACGACCACTACTTCGTCCGGCTGCGCGACGACGGCCAGAACATCAGCATGCAGGCCCTGGACCCGGTGGGCTACTCGTGGTCGGTCGGGCAGGTGGCCGACCGGGTCCGGCGCCACGACCCCGACCCCGCCCGGGCGGACCGGGTGGTGTCCGCGCTGTTCCGGCGCAAGTGCCTGAAGATGTACGCCCCGGCCCGCTTCGCCGCCATGCCCGCCGAACGGCGGCAGCAGTGGGTGGAGAACCACCAGCTGGTGATGGCCCGGCACGTCGGCGACGCCATGGTGGCCGACCTCGGCTTCCCGTTCCGGCAACGGGCCGAGCTGGTCCGGGCCGGTGACGTCGAGGGCCTGCTGGCCCTGGGCCGGCTCGAGACCGACCCGGGCTACGAGACGCGGGCCACCGAGCTGGGGTGGAGCAGGCGGGGAGGACTCCGGCTGGTCCTGGAGACGACCGGGGACGACGTGCCGGGGGACCGCCTGCTGCTGCTCCGCCGACGGGGCGGCCCCGACGCGCTGCGCGTCCCGCTGCGCGGGCCCCGGGACCGGGTGGAGACCACCCTGCCGGCCACGGTGGACCTAGCGGAGGGCACCTGGGACCTCTCGGTGGAGAAGGCGCCGGCCGAGAGCGCGCCGAAGGTCCGGGTCCGGGTGGACGAGGCGACGGCGGTGCCGGACGGACGCGGCCGGCTGGAGCCGTACCGCACCGCCAACGGGAACCTCAGCCTGCGCGCGTTCGGTCCGCCCCGACGCTCGCTCGCGCTGGTCAGCCCGCCCCGTCGGCCGGTGCCGGCCGCGATCACCAGGGTGGCGGTGACGCCCGGGACCCTCACCGTGCGCTGCGAGGTGACGACGGACGACCGCACCCCGGGGCTGCAGGCCCAGCTGGAGGCGCTCTGCCGCGACCCCGCCGCCCGGGTCCGGCCGGGGACCGTCCTGCGCCGGCTGGACGGCGGCCGCTGGGAGGTCGAGGCCACCTTCGAGGCCGGCGACTTCAACAGCCGTCGGTCCGGCTTCTTCGGCCTCTGGCTGGAGCTCACCGACACCCGTGGCCAGGTCCGCCTGCGGCTGCCCTCACCCGAGGCCCCCCGCACCAGCACCCGGGTGCCGGGGCTGCGGGCCGACCTCTACACCTCCAGCCACGGCAACCTCAGCCTGCGCTGCCGCTGA
- a CDS encoding RNA-binding protein, producing MLADALEHLVRGLVSNPDDVRVRDVDGRRGRMLEVRVHPDDVGKVIGRQGRTAGALRTVIAALAGRDRVRVDFVDVDRQPRRDQR from the coding sequence GTGCTGGCCGACGCGCTGGAGCACCTGGTCCGCGGTCTGGTCTCGAACCCCGACGACGTCCGCGTGCGTGACGTCGACGGGCGCCGCGGCCGGATGCTCGAGGTCCGGGTGCACCCCGACGACGTGGGCAAGGTGATCGGCCGGCAGGGACGCACGGCCGGCGCCCTGCGCACCGTCATCGCGGCCCTGGCCGGCCGGGACCGGGTCCGCGTCGACTTCGTCGACGTCGACCGCCAGCCGCGTCGAGACCAGCGCTGA